One window of Diabrotica undecimpunctata isolate CICGRU chromosome 8, icDiaUnde3, whole genome shotgun sequence genomic DNA carries:
- the MFS3 gene encoding sialin has protein sequence MVKEVRALGSPCGKVMSARYILAILGSIGLGIIYGLKVNLHVAIVSMVKHGPSNSTQGQNVTHNLTRPVETCGEEDITNSTTITAEQGPFDWSTSVQGLLLSAYFWGYIVAQIPGGRIAELFSAKWVMFFSVTINAVCTLLTPVMANLHFGALIAMRIGEGIGGGVTFPSMHVMLAHWAPPNERSVMSSIVYAGTALGTVVFMLISGIIAGNIGWEAVFYIEGGISIVWLLLWGIFIADTPKSQRFISEDERKFIESSLNHGSESKQETKYQMPWKSVLTSPAFLAILVAHTCSNWGWYMVLIELPMYMKNVLRFKISENAILTALPFLCMWLFSMILSKTLDTLRARKIITTTIARKIATGCASIVPMICFIALSYISCQRAVAVVLMTIAIMSIGGMFCGFLSNHIDIAPNFAGTLMALTNTIATIPGIIVPVFVGKLTEHDESIKSWRIIFWTTVGLYIVEILVYMIFGSGEEQPWNKVEDIANETQPLKPKKEELKKELNVAEKSSP, from the exons ATGGTGAAAGAAGTAAGAGCTCTAGGAAGTCCTTGTGGAA AGGTCATGTCAGCAAGATATATCCTAGCTATTCTGGGATCTATTGGACTGGGCATAATATATGGTCTTAAAGTTAATCTCCACGTTGCTATAGTTAGTATGGTGAAACATGGTCCATCGAACTCTACTCAAGGTCAAAATGTTACTCATAACCTGACCAGACCAGTCGAAACGTGTGGGGAAGAAGATATTACTAACAGTACCACAATCACAGCGGAG CAAGGGCCTTTTGATTGGTCCACATCAGTCCAAGGCCTGTTACTGAGCGCCTATTTCTGGGGTTATATAGTAGCTCAAATACCCGGTGGCAGAATAGCCGAACTCTTTAGTGCTAAATGGGTGATGTTCTTTTCCGTTACCATCAATGCAGTGTGTACACTTTTAACACCTGTCATGGCCAATCTACACTTTGGTGCTTTGATTGCAATGCGAATTGGTGAAGGTATAGGAGGAGGTGTTACTTTTCCATCCATGCACGTAATGTTGGCGCACTGGGCTCCTCCGAATGAGAGAAGTGTTATGAGTAGTATTGTCTACGCTGGAACAGCTTTGGGTACAGTA GTATTCATGTTGATATCTGGAATAATTGCGGGAAATATAGGCTGGGAAGCTGTCTTCTACATAGAAGGAGGAATTAGTATAGTGTGGCTGCTTTTATGGGGAATATTTATAGCAGATACCCCAAAAAGTCAAAGGTTTATTTCTGAAGATGAACGGAAATTTATAGAATCATCACTGAATCATGGATCAGAATCAAAACAAGAG actAAATATCAAATGCCTTGGAAATCAGTACTAACATCACCAGCGTTTTTGGCAATATTGGTAGCTCATACTTGCTCCAATTGGGGTTGGTATATGGTCCTCATCGAGCTTCCTATGTACATGAAAAATGTGCTACGTTTTAAAATATCAGAAAATGCCATTTTGACAGCACTTCCGTTCTTGTGTATGTGGTTGTTTAGTATGATTCTAAGTAAAACTTTGGACACTCTCAGAGCTAGGAAGATTATAACTACAACAATAGCCAGAAAAATTGCGACTGGATGTGCTAGTATTGTTCCTATGATCTGCTTTATTGCACTAAGTTATATAAGTTGTCAAAGGGCGGTGGCAGTAGTGCTTATGACAATTGCGATTATGTCTATTGGAGGAATGTTCTGCGGATTTTTATCCAACCACATCGATATCGCGCCCAATTTTGCTGGAACCTTGATGGCATTGACGAACACTATTGCAACTATTCCTGGAATTATTGTACCCGTATTTGTAGGAAAACTGACTGAACATGAT gaatctataaaatCATGGAGAATAATATTTTGGACTACAGTAGGACTATATATTGTAGAAATTTTGGTATATATGATATTTGGTTCTGGAGAAGAACAACCGTGGAACAAAGTTGAAGACATAGCCAACGAAACTCAACCGCTGAAACCAAAGAAAGAAGAATTAAAGAAAGAATTAAATGTAGCCGAAAAAAGCTCACCTTAA